A genomic region of Methanothermobacter thermautotrophicus str. Delta H contains the following coding sequences:
- a CDS encoding tRNA(His) guanylyltransferase Thg1 family protein — MREHEVYSKLRAPPSSRMILRLDGRGFHRLTESLDFDRPYDEAFRDLMIRTCLDLMEEFSPSLIYTFSDEINVLLDSVPFAGRVEKLDSVFSGFASSSFTRGALEAGFSPVKPVSFDCRVIPISSDIVPEYFRSRQDESWRNCLNSYAYWTLRREVGARRAAERLRGLKSDSLHDLLFERGVNISRVPAWQRRGVGVYRVPHRVRGYNPIRDEEVSAVRMRVKVDLELPLFTDEFFEGLMR; from the coding sequence ATGCGCGAACACGAGGTCTACTCAAAGCTCAGGGCACCACCATCATCCAGGATGATCCTGAGACTTGATGGCAGGGGATTCCACAGGCTCACAGAGTCCCTTGACTTTGATAGGCCCTATGATGAGGCCTTCAGGGACCTCATGATCAGGACATGCCTGGACCTCATGGAGGAATTCAGCCCCTCCCTCATATACACATTCTCTGATGAGATAAACGTGCTACTTGACTCTGTACCATTTGCCGGGAGGGTTGAGAAGCTTGACTCTGTATTCTCCGGGTTCGCATCATCCTCCTTCACCAGGGGTGCACTGGAGGCAGGTTTTTCACCGGTTAAGCCGGTTTCATTTGACTGCCGGGTGATACCCATCTCCTCAGACATTGTCCCGGAGTACTTCAGGTCAAGGCAGGATGAGTCCTGGAGGAACTGCCTCAACAGCTACGCCTACTGGACCCTCCGGCGGGAGGTTGGGGCCAGAAGGGCTGCTGAGAGGCTCAGGGGATTGAAGTCGGATTCCCTCCACGACCTTCTCTTTGAGAGGGGGGTGAACATATCGCGTGTCCCTGCCTGGCAGAGGAGGGGCGTGGGGGTCTACCGCGTACCCCACAGGGTGAGGGGATACAACCCCATCAGGGATGAGGAGGTATCTGCTGTGAGGATGAGGGTGAAGGTTGACCTTGAACTCCCCCTCTTCACGGATGAATTCTTTGAGGGTCTCATGAGATAG
- the serA gene encoding phosphoglycerate dehydrogenase, which produces MKVLIADSINEKGISELEEVAEVVVNTTITPEELLDAIKDFDAIVVRSRTKVTREVIEAAPRLKIIARAGVGVDNVDVKAATDRGIMVINAPESTSITVAEHSIGLMLALARKIAIADRSVKEGKWEKNRFMGIELNGKTLGIIGMGRIGSQVVVRTKAFGMDIMVYDPYISKEAAEEMGVTVTDLETLLRESDIVTIHVPLTPETRHLISEDEFKLMKDTAFIVNCARGGIIDEDALYRALKDGEIAGAALDVFEEEPPEGSPLLELENVVLTPHIGASTSEAQRDAAIIVANEIKTVFQGGAPRNVLNMPVMDSETYKSLKPYIELAEKMGAIIAQALPGNIEKLDVTYCGELAEMQFDILTRTMLQAILNPILTEPVNLINAPSIAKKRGIMVTEARRSESDGYRSIIIATAESDRGGFSVEATHIKEPTIIGINGYRVDVKPEGTMIIARYRDLPGTIGAIGTKLGQHGINIATMQVGRKEIGGEAVMVLKVDQSVPAEVIEEVKKLDNVDDAVAIEI; this is translated from the coding sequence ATGAAAGTGCTTATTGCTGATTCCATCAATGAAAAGGGAATATCAGAACTCGAAGAGGTGGCTGAGGTTGTGGTCAACACCACCATAACCCCTGAGGAGCTCCTTGATGCCATAAAGGACTTTGATGCCATCGTTGTAAGGAGCAGGACAAAGGTTACGCGTGAGGTCATAGAGGCGGCGCCCCGCCTCAAGATAATAGCAAGGGCCGGTGTGGGTGTTGACAACGTTGATGTTAAGGCTGCCACCGACCGGGGTATAATGGTGATAAACGCCCCTGAGTCCACATCCATAACGGTTGCAGAACACTCAATCGGTCTCATGCTCGCACTTGCAAGGAAGATTGCAATCGCAGACAGGTCCGTGAAGGAGGGTAAATGGGAGAAGAACCGGTTCATGGGTATCGAGCTCAACGGCAAGACCCTGGGTATAATCGGTATGGGTCGCATAGGCTCACAGGTCGTTGTGAGGACAAAGGCCTTCGGCATGGACATAATGGTCTACGACCCCTACATAAGCAAGGAGGCTGCCGAGGAGATGGGTGTGACCGTCACAGACCTTGAAACCCTCCTGAGGGAATCAGATATAGTGACCATACACGTCCCCCTCACACCCGAGACAAGGCACCTCATCTCAGAGGATGAATTCAAATTGATGAAGGACACGGCCTTCATAGTGAACTGTGCCCGTGGCGGTATAATCGATGAGGACGCCCTCTACAGGGCCCTTAAGGATGGTGAAATAGCCGGCGCAGCCCTTGACGTCTTTGAGGAGGAGCCTCCTGAGGGCAGCCCGCTCCTTGAACTTGAAAATGTGGTCCTGACACCACACATAGGAGCCTCCACCTCTGAGGCCCAGAGGGACGCCGCCATCATAGTTGCAAATGAGATAAAAACGGTTTTCCAGGGCGGTGCACCGAGGAACGTCCTCAACATGCCGGTGATGGACTCAGAGACCTACAAGTCCCTCAAACCATACATTGAACTGGCAGAGAAGATGGGGGCCATCATCGCACAGGCACTCCCGGGTAACATAGAGAAACTTGATGTCACATACTGCGGTGAACTGGCAGAGATGCAGTTCGACATCCTCACAAGGACCATGCTCCAGGCCATACTCAACCCCATCCTCACAGAACCAGTTAACCTCATAAATGCGCCCTCAATTGCAAAGAAGAGGGGTATAATGGTTACAGAGGCCCGCCGGTCTGAGTCAGATGGTTACAGGTCAATCATAATCGCCACTGCAGAATCAGACAGGGGCGGGTTCAGTGTGGAGGCAACACACATCAAGGAGCCTACCATAATCGGGATCAACGGTTACAGGGTCGATGTGAAACCTGAGGGTACCATGATAATAGCACGCTACAGGGACCTCCCGGGTACCATCGGCGCCATAGGAACAAAGCTCGGCCAGCACGGTATAAACATTGCAACCATGCAGGTCGGCAGGAAGGAGATCGGCGGTGAGGCTGTGATGGTCCTCAAGGTCGATCAGAGTGTCCCGGCAGAGGTCATCGAGGAGGTTAAGAAGCTGGACAACGTGGATGATGCGGTTGCAATAGAGATCTAA
- a CDS encoding aspartate dehydrogenase — MMVGIVGCGAIANLITGFVRDGRVPVKLGFFYDRDLERAENLASMVDGRAVLDVADMLPEVDLVVEAASPEAVRDLVPEILEAGKDVVVMSVGALMDPELREMLVELASLNDATIHVPSGAIVGLDGLKAASMGNIESVKLITRKPPRSLGISMDEKKVLYRGRASEAVKKFPLNINVAAALSLACDRDVDVEIIADPAVDRNVHEVTVRGDFGEFKTITENVRCSVNPKTSVMAAYSAIKLLKSLSENIHIGT; from the coding sequence ATGATGGTGGGTATAGTTGGCTGCGGTGCAATAGCCAACCTCATCACAGGTTTTGTGAGGGATGGCAGGGTACCGGTTAAACTTGGTTTCTTCTATGACCGGGACCTTGAGAGGGCAGAGAACCTTGCCTCAATGGTGGATGGGAGGGCGGTGCTTGATGTTGCCGACATGCTCCCTGAGGTGGACCTCGTGGTTGAGGCCGCTTCACCGGAGGCGGTGAGGGACCTGGTTCCTGAGATACTTGAGGCAGGGAAGGACGTTGTTGTCATGAGTGTCGGAGCCCTCATGGACCCGGAACTCAGGGAGATGCTGGTTGAACTTGCATCCCTGAATGACGCCACCATTCATGTTCCCTCAGGAGCCATAGTGGGCCTGGATGGTCTCAAGGCAGCGTCCATGGGGAACATTGAATCTGTTAAGCTCATCACAAGAAAACCCCCCCGGTCACTTGGCATAAGCATGGATGAGAAGAAGGTCCTCTACAGGGGCAGGGCATCCGAGGCTGTTAAGAAGTTCCCGCTTAACATTAACGTTGCCGCGGCCCTCAGCCTCGCCTGTGACCGTGATGTTGATGTTGAGATAATAGCCGACCCCGCGGTTGACCGCAACGTCCATGAGGTGACGGTCAGGGGGGACTTTGGCGAGTTCAAGACAATAACCGAGAATGTCCGCTGCTCTGTTAACCCCAAGACCAGTGTTATGGCGGCATACTCAGCAATAAAACTCCTCAAGTCACTCAGTGAAAACATACACATTGGAACCTGA
- a CDS encoding PRC-barrel domain-containing protein: protein MVELSSLYGLEIYTSRGKYVGRVQDVVLNIKKGRVSTLKVRPMRHDKKNVGIKDVLKTSIRIVPESDEIRPIQEEGIIDINYDRVQAVGDILIISPDVSVEKKVSPVES from the coding sequence ATGGTTGAATTATCCAGTCTATATGGACTTGAAATATACACATCAAGGGGTAAATACGTTGGAAGGGTCCAGGATGTTGTCCTCAACATCAAGAAGGGACGTGTCTCAACCCTCAAGGTGAGGCCAATGCGGCATGACAAGAAGAACGTGGGTATAAAGGACGTCCTCAAGACAAGCATAAGGATAGTGCCTGAATCCGATGAGATAAGGCCCATACAGGAGGAGGGCATAATAGACATAAACTATGACAGGGTACAGGCAGTTGGGGATATACTGATAATATCACCCGATGTCTCGGTGGAGAAGAAAGTGAGCCCTGTTGAATCCTGA
- a CDS encoding class III signal peptide-containing protein: protein MHGLIADESGQGSAELILVFGGIIVIVTVAVVWYRNYVRGSQTAMNSDVQNVTNSIKGLKNKF from the coding sequence TTGCATGGTTTAATTGCCGATGAATCAGGTCAGGGATCCGCTGAACTCATACTTGTATTCGGGGGTATAATAGTCATCGTAACGGTGGCGGTTGTATGGTACCGCAACTATGTCAGGGGATCTCAAACAGCCATGAACTCAGATGTTCAGAATGTTACAAACTCGATAAAGGGCCTTAAGAACAAGTTCTAG
- a CDS encoding tRNA(Ile)(2)-agmatinylcytidine synthase, with translation MYRLHVGIDDTDSPEGMCTTYISCVIIQELKSCGFSLEDHPRLIRLNPFAPHKTRGNGAVTFTVLAESREDLNTVKGIVLEGVEELAELDSERTNPGVVFYTGEITEEMREFALSAIRRILRIEDARRLAERVGAEVHGFKKGRGIIGALAAIGCPLDDSTYELLTYRVPENYGKPRRIDPESVARMDDETGSETFDNIDGDYIAIEPHTPCPILYGIRGESPEVLLRAMEMVRVDEEVERYCIFETNQHTDQHIQDAGRIADMETFGCYRVRGEVIDGPRVIEGGHVFFTLGDDSGQIECGAYEPTKDFRKIILELIPGDVLTVYGGIGAQGTMNIEKIHLERLAELYVEENPICTCGKRMKSAGRNKGFKCPSCGRRLRSSRKVRRALERSVGEGYYEVPTCARRHLSKQLVRMGISSPPSEATESSSTRQSDPLNKKWEDL, from the coding sequence ATGTACAGGCTTCATGTTGGTATAGATGATACAGATTCCCCTGAAGGGATGTGCACCACCTATATATCATGTGTCATAATCCAGGAACTTAAAAGTTGCGGTTTCTCCCTTGAGGACCATCCCCGGCTGATAAGGCTCAACCCCTTCGCACCCCACAAGACCCGTGGCAACGGTGCGGTCACCTTCACTGTGCTGGCAGAGTCCAGGGAGGACCTTAACACCGTAAAGGGGATTGTCCTTGAAGGGGTGGAGGAACTCGCCGAGCTTGATAGTGAGAGGACCAACCCGGGCGTTGTATTCTACACCGGCGAGATCACAGAGGAGATGAGGGAATTCGCCCTGTCAGCCATAAGGAGGATACTCAGGATAGAGGACGCCCGGAGGCTCGCAGAGAGGGTCGGTGCAGAGGTTCACGGTTTCAAGAAGGGGAGGGGTATCATAGGCGCCCTTGCAGCCATTGGATGCCCCCTGGATGACTCCACCTATGAACTCCTGACCTACAGGGTCCCTGAGAACTATGGTAAGCCCAGGCGTATCGACCCTGAGTCGGTTGCAAGGATGGATGATGAAACCGGTTCTGAAACCTTTGATAACATCGATGGAGACTACATTGCAATAGAACCCCACACACCCTGCCCCATACTCTACGGTATACGGGGAGAGTCCCCGGAGGTCCTCCTGAGGGCGATGGAGATGGTCCGTGTTGACGAGGAGGTTGAAAGGTACTGCATCTTTGAGACCAACCAGCACACCGACCAGCACATACAGGACGCCGGGAGGATCGCAGACATGGAGACCTTCGGATGCTACAGGGTGCGGGGTGAGGTTATCGACGGTCCGAGGGTGATCGAGGGGGGCCATGTGTTCTTCACCCTCGGTGATGACTCCGGCCAGATTGAATGTGGAGCCTACGAGCCCACAAAGGACTTCAGGAAGATCATCCTTGAACTCATACCCGGAGATGTGCTCACGGTCTACGGGGGTATTGGTGCCCAGGGGACCATGAACATCGAGAAGATCCACCTCGAAAGGCTTGCAGAGCTCTACGTTGAGGAAAACCCCATCTGCACCTGCGGTAAGCGCATGAAGTCTGCCGGGAGGAACAAGGGTTTCAAGTGCCCATCCTGTGGAAGGAGGCTTAGAAGCTCCAGGAAGGTCAGGAGGGCCCTTGAAAGGTCAGTTGGTGAGGGATACTATGAGGTGCCAACCTGTGCCAGAAGGCACCTCTCAAAGCAGCTCGTGAGGATGGGAATCAGCTCCCCGCCCTCCGAAGCCACTGAGAGCAGCAGCACCCGGCAATCAGACCCCCTTAATAAAAAATGGGAAGATTTATAA
- a CDS encoding transcriptional regulator: MDKSIKREHVLREIHELLASNGFETSHIYERSCFDLMARRKLLLLLLKVLVNIDGINSLQAHEIRTLAHTFLASPIIVGVRSKTEPLKEDVVYERHGIPAVAPETFRNMVADGEYPEIIADRGGYYVHIDGKTLREVREEYNLSLKDLADLAHVSRKTIYKYENGLARASAETAMILEEILNIRITLSIDIFSVPDRDEIEIKPSGRLADIGFGMIETHKTPFDAVAKEIKFDNTVITNLEKERDSRTLRRMAVPLKDLSLVSGSESVFIIDNPRINENIEGIPVIKSWEIGEMESSREFLKVIAERKTCS; this comes from the coding sequence TTGGATAAATCCATTAAAAGGGAGCATGTATTAAGGGAGATACATGAACTTCTTGCCAGCAATGGGTTTGAGACATCACACATATATGAGCGGAGCTGCTTTGACCTCATGGCAAGAAGGAAACTATTACTTCTCTTACTTAAGGTCCTTGTAAACATTGATGGTATAAATAGTTTGCAGGCCCATGAGATAAGAACCCTTGCACATACCTTCCTTGCCTCACCAATTATTGTAGGTGTGAGGTCAAAGACCGAACCCCTTAAGGAGGATGTTGTCTATGAGAGGCACGGTATCCCGGCAGTGGCCCCTGAGACCTTCAGGAACATGGTGGCTGATGGTGAGTACCCTGAGATAATCGCTGACCGGGGCGGCTACTATGTCCATATAGACGGTAAAACCCTCAGGGAGGTCCGTGAGGAGTACAACCTCTCACTTAAGGACCTGGCTGACCTCGCCCATGTCTCCAGGAAGACCATCTACAAGTATGAGAATGGACTTGCAAGGGCCTCGGCCGAGACAGCCATGATCCTGGAGGAGATACTTAACATCAGGATAACCCTCTCCATTGACATATTCAGTGTACCCGATAGGGATGAAATTGAGATAAAACCATCAGGTAGACTTGCTGATATCGGTTTTGGCATGATAGAAACCCACAAAACCCCCTTTGATGCCGTGGCAAAGGAGATCAAGTTTGATAATACGGTGATAACCAACCTTGAGAAGGAGAGGGATTCAAGGACCCTGCGGAGGATGGCTGTCCCGCTCAAGGATCTTTCCCTTGTAAGTGGCTCCGAGTCAGTGTTCATAATCGATAATCCAAGGATAAATGAAAACATTGAGGGAATCCCCGTCATCAAGAGCTGGGAAATCGGTGAAATGGAGAGCAGCAGGGAGTTCCTCAAGGTCATAGCCGAGAGGAAAACCTGCAGTTAG
- a CDS encoding Mov34/MPN/PAD-1 family protein — protein MGLVEKIFALAGFKPVRRVVVDSEVMDEVLEIARRSHPHEFAALLEGRQEGEVLHVTGLIFLPSETSDEGAVMDVLMLPPFTGAVGSVHSHPGPVNLPSAADLHFFSKNGLFHLIIAHPYTMETVAAYTRNGDPVDFEVVP, from the coding sequence ATGGGTTTAGTTGAGAAGATATTTGCTTTAGCCGGTTTTAAACCGGTCAGGCGTGTTGTTGTTGACTCTGAGGTCATGGATGAGGTCCTTGAGATAGCCAGAAGGTCCCATCCCCATGAATTCGCAGCCCTACTTGAGGGAAGGCAGGAGGGTGAGGTGCTCCATGTGACCGGTCTGATATTTCTACCATCAGAGACATCAGATGAGGGGGCTGTCATGGATGTGCTCATGCTTCCACCCTTTACCGGTGCAGTCGGGTCGGTTCACTCCCACCCAGGGCCTGTGAACCTCCCATCAGCTGCAGATCTCCACTTCTTTTCAAAGAATGGGCTGTTCCATCTTATAATAGCCCACCCCTACACCATGGAGACCGTGGCGGCATACACAAGGAACGGGGATCCCGTGGATTTTGAGGTTGTTCCCTGA
- a CDS encoding type II secretion system F family protein, with protein sequence MAVVPSALKPMSDALENIIPDRLLLRLQETLIRTGLYVKASEIVTLAFLGGAIFAVLASVVAALLGLSVILAVLVGFSLPSIMLGAYIFIMMERRVDAIEQSTPDFLRQIASLLRAGVGLESALEDVSRQGEGPLYDELKRAVIEIKIGRTFDEAILSMSERLKSKNLDRTFRMILEGRRAGGSLSDVIETVAEDLRAVLALKRERKANVMMSVMFLVVAAIIAAPFALGMIMVYSGFMESVGKPNPILGAAKIAASGYIIIHSIIAGLLIGIIMYGSARKGVKFAVPLSIMAYAIFYVIGSFGMTLVSSMAP encoded by the coding sequence ATGGCCGTAGTACCAAGCGCACTGAAACCAATGAGCGATGCCCTTGAGAACATAATACCTGATAGGCTGCTCCTCAGGCTGCAGGAGACCCTCATAAGGACCGGGCTGTATGTAAAGGCATCAGAGATAGTAACCCTTGCATTCCTTGGAGGGGCCATATTTGCAGTTCTCGCATCCGTTGTTGCAGCCCTTCTTGGTTTAAGTGTTATCCTCGCAGTACTGGTAGGATTCTCCCTGCCATCAATCATGCTGGGGGCGTACATCTTCATAATGATGGAGAGGCGCGTTGATGCCATTGAACAGTCAACACCCGACTTCCTGAGGCAGATAGCCTCTCTCCTGAGGGCGGGTGTGGGCCTTGAATCAGCCCTTGAGGATGTATCCCGACAGGGGGAGGGACCCCTCTATGATGAACTGAAGAGGGCTGTTATTGAGATAAAGATCGGCAGAACATTCGATGAAGCCATACTATCAATGAGCGAGCGCCTGAAGTCAAAAAACCTTGACAGGACATTCCGGATGATACTTGAGGGTAGAAGAGCCGGTGGAAGCCTTTCAGATGTCATTGAAACCGTTGCAGAGGACCTGAGGGCGGTACTTGCACTTAAGAGGGAGAGGAAGGCCAACGTCATGATGTCAGTCATGTTCCTTGTTGTCGCGGCCATAATCGCAGCACCCTTCGCCCTGGGGATGATAATGGTCTACTCAGGTTTCATGGAGTCAGTGGGAAAACCAAACCCCATCCTTGGGGCTGCAAAGATCGCTGCTTCAGGCTACATAATAATTCACTCCATAATAGCAGGGCTCCTGATAGGCATCATAATGTACGGGAGTGCAAGGAAGGGTGTTAAATTCGCTGTTCCGCTCTCCATAATGGCATATGCAATATTCTATGTGATAGGAAGTTTCGGAATGACACTTGTAAGTAGCATGGCACCATAG
- a CDS encoding radical SAM protein, producing the protein MDESGRCMLCEWRCGANRSDGERGVCGASETEIAYTSISETLRSYSVTFLCCPFRCAYCNAYRISQYPHSGWIYRGHVEAEELADEAITAIKSHERISNISFTGGEPSIHTPYIEELVRRVREEIDVSVILATNGFSTPGTLRRLIGLTSLFSFEIKALSDELHRNLTGAPAEPVLRNAAHLAGRFPDKIRVFRTVVIPGINDHEIREIAAFIASIDPEIPYRLIGFRPNFMLYYHRGPGRELMERLVEECRAEGLERVDYSGYYPASELRLEDRLKAAGCSIPRDCGSCSRVCRAIIREPWRG; encoded by the coding sequence ATGGATGAATCAGGGAGATGCATGCTCTGTGAGTGGAGGTGCGGTGCAAATCGGAGTGATGGGGAAAGGGGCGTGTGCGGTGCATCAGAAACAGAAATAGCATACACATCCATCTCAGAAACCCTGAGAAGTTATTCCGTCACATTCCTGTGCTGCCCATTCCGGTGCGCCTACTGTAACGCCTACCGCATATCCCAGTACCCCCACTCTGGCTGGATCTACAGGGGACACGTTGAAGCAGAGGAACTTGCAGATGAGGCCATCACTGCAATTAAATCACATGAGCGAATCTCAAATATCAGCTTCACAGGGGGAGAACCATCCATACACACACCCTACATTGAGGAGCTGGTAAGGCGAGTAAGGGAAGAAATCGATGTCAGTGTTATCCTCGCAACAAACGGGTTCTCAACCCCTGGAACCCTAAGGAGGCTCATAGGGTTAACATCACTCTTCAGCTTTGAGATAAAGGCCCTTTCAGATGAGCTTCACAGGAACCTCACAGGTGCACCTGCAGAACCTGTACTCAGAAACGCAGCCCACCTTGCAGGTAGGTTCCCTGATAAGATAAGGGTTTTCAGGACAGTGGTGATCCCCGGGATCAATGACCATGAGATCCGTGAAATAGCCGCCTTCATAGCCTCCATCGACCCGGAGATACCCTACCGCCTCATAGGCTTCAGACCAAACTTCATGCTCTACTACCACAGGGGGCCCGGCAGAGAGCTGATGGAGAGACTCGTTGAGGAATGCAGGGCAGAGGGTCTTGAGAGGGTTGACTATTCTGGCTACTACCCGGCCTCTGAGCTGAGACTTGAGGACAGATTGAAGGCAGCGGGTTGCAGTATTCCACGTGACTGTGGTAGCTGCAGCAGGGTCTGCAGGGCGATCATAAGGGAGCCATGGAGGGGTTAA
- a CDS encoding tRNA-binding protein: MWDTSKDYRLMVAVKAVDLFRRTLESGGFRGQWKKKPALQAAGEIERILQGLTYCYMEPEDLASSPEVMEIKGKVEEIVEALGGEDWSRRFLEEAPREEREKVEENIARVRFFLNTLGNLDRRLMLGKISDPVIGVDIITGEVMSVGNHPVADKLHVCNVNAGGRSIKVVTNDLDVRENDHVAVALLPPQNFMGVTSEGMFLGVEGVLRDVDGEPGEMPRGIPLEALNETRNLVEEFLKS; encoded by the coding sequence ATGTGGGATACCAGTAAGGATTACAGACTCATGGTTGCAGTTAAGGCAGTTGACCTCTTCAGGAGGACCCTTGAATCAGGGGGCTTCAGGGGGCAGTGGAAGAAGAAGCCCGCCCTTCAGGCTGCCGGTGAAATTGAGAGGATACTTCAGGGCCTCACATACTGTTACATGGAACCAGAAGATCTTGCCTCAAGCCCCGAGGTCATGGAGATCAAGGGAAAGGTTGAGGAGATAGTTGAGGCCCTTGGTGGTGAGGACTGGAGCCGGAGGTTCCTTGAGGAGGCCCCGCGTGAGGAGAGGGAGAAGGTTGAGGAGAACATTGCAAGGGTGCGGTTCTTCCTGAACACCCTTGGAAACCTTGACAGGAGGCTCATGCTCGGAAAGATATCTGACCCTGTGATCGGAGTTGATATAATTACAGGTGAGGTCATGAGCGTGGGGAACCATCCCGTGGCAGATAAGCTGCATGTGTGCAACGTGAATGCTGGTGGGAGGTCAATAAAGGTCGTCACCAATGACCTCGATGTCCGTGAGAATGACCATGTGGCTGTGGCACTCCTCCCCCCACAGAATTTCATGGGCGTGACCAGTGAGGGAATGTTCCTTGGTGTTGAAGGTGTCCTGAGGGATGTGGATGGTGAACCCGGTGAAATGCCCAGGGGGATACCCCTCGAGGCCCTCAACGAAACCCGGAACCTTGTTGAGGAGTTCCTGAAGAGTTAA
- a CDS encoding chitobiase/beta-hexosaminidase C-terminal domain-containing protein, whose amino-acid sequence MKDKHIVLPLLVLLAFAAGISGASAADIPSNAVNLTMQQNASDPAQIIVDVNYSDDLQDVDPTVAVDAKLELLEGNITDATIKWYYTGDLSGPSADYTVPEGVQEVWLSSFTGAPVPQGAAKLFMEDGNSYRWLFVVENANGKVFRVRASSVAFQLNSTGGIENETVLNSTNLTVDLQPHFSLANLTVNPLSGSAPLTVNVTVNVTNTGVAGDYTAELKVNGEVKDTKTVTLATGETREVTFTYELPAGLHSVTVGDLTPAAVTSTPAAPSASPASGIYLKNVTVTLTGPANSTIYYTTNGSTPTVNSTKYTAPLVLSKSTALKFIAVVNGASSAVSSASYTIMKPVTLTYYVKVKVKKWYKKWYRYYGKWRYKWRYYWTYRYVKKTSTYWQIA is encoded by the coding sequence TTGAAAGACAAACATATTGTGCTACCATTACTGGTCCTGCTTGCATTCGCTGCAGGTATCTCAGGTGCATCAGCAGCAGATATACCATCCAATGCTGTTAACCTGACAATGCAGCAGAACGCCTCGGACCCCGCACAGATAATTGTCGATGTTAACTACAGTGATGACCTCCAGGACGTTGATCCCACAGTTGCGGTCGATGCAAAGCTTGAACTCCTTGAGGGTAACATCACAGATGCAACCATAAAGTGGTACTACACCGGTGACCTCAGCGGACCCTCAGCAGATTACACGGTACCTGAAGGTGTCCAGGAGGTCTGGCTCAGCTCCTTCACAGGGGCACCGGTACCCCAGGGAGCAGCAAAGCTCTTCATGGAAGATGGAAATAGTTACAGGTGGCTCTTCGTCGTTGAAAATGCAAATGGTAAGGTCTTCAGGGTAAGGGCAAGTTCAGTGGCATTCCAGCTGAATTCAACCGGCGGAATTGAAAATGAAACAGTACTGAACTCCACCAACCTCACAGTGGACCTGCAGCCACACTTCTCACTGGCAAACCTCACAGTTAACCCCCTGAGCGGCAGCGCACCCCTCACCGTGAACGTGACAGTCAATGTCACAAACACAGGTGTTGCAGGGGACTACACAGCTGAGCTTAAGGTCAACGGTGAGGTGAAGGACACCAAGACAGTGACCCTCGCCACAGGAGAAACCAGGGAAGTCACATTCACATACGAACTGCCAGCAGGACTCCACAGTGTTACCGTGGGCGACCTCACACCAGCAGCGGTCACATCAACTCCAGCAGCACCATCTGCAAGCCCGGCATCAGGAATATACCTCAAAAATGTTACCGTGACACTCACAGGCCCTGCAAACTCAACAATATACTACACAACCAATGGCTCCACACCAACAGTCAACAGCACAAAATACACAGCGCCACTGGTTCTGAGCAAATCAACAGCACTGAAATTCATTGCAGTTGTTAACGGCGCATCATCAGCGGTATCATCAGCAAGTTACACAATCATGAAGCCAGTGACCCTCACCTACTACGTTAAGGTGAAGGTGAAGAAATGGTACAAGAAATGGTACAGGTACTACGGTAAATGGAGATACAAGTGGAGATACTACTGGACCTACAGGTACGTTAAGAAGACATCCACCTACTGGCAGATAGCATAA